A region of the Passer domesticus isolate bPasDom1 chromosome Z, bPasDom1.hap1, whole genome shotgun sequence genome:
GCTTTGGCCATGTCCTCTCCAACAGCTTCTACCCAGTCCTGCAACGAGCcatcggggtgggcagtgcctttgAAGGCTGGAGTCCCCGTGAGCAGGATGTCGTTTACACCGTGCTCATCCCCATGACTCCTCCCCGAGGCCACAGCTtccacctggagctggagagtCAAGAGCAGAGGCATGTGAAGAACTTCCGTGTCCGCGTGCAGCTGGAGTGCACCTGCActccagggagggagcagcaggatgaggacatgctgtgcttcctgcaccacTCCGAGGAGGAGCTGAAGAGCAatcaggatcccagcctcctgGACACCCTGTGCACCGGCTCCTACCTTGATGTGCAGAAAACTGCCCGCTGGTTCCACCAGCTGGTGAGAGCAGtctggccagctctgcctcagtcTCACAACTGGCATTTAAAGCTGCTGCCCTCCACACGCTGCTGCCAACTCAAGGTGAGCAACAGCAAGGAAAGCTTCAGGATTGACATCTTCTTCGGGGTGCGGAGAGGTGACTCAGCCGTCTTTGcgtgcagccagcccagagaggcctacacagcaagcacaacctGGCCCGAGTCTTATGCTGTAGTAGAGGCTGAGTTCTTCCAGCACTTTGCCAGGCAGGCCCCCCCTGACAGCCTGCACCTCAAATGCCTCCAGTTTTTCACCCGTCTTCCGCTGGGCTTCAGCTTTTCCACctacaccatgaagaccatTGTTATGCATATGCTCCATATCTCACCCGTCTCAGCGTGGCGCAGGAGGAACCTCCTGGAACGAATGGTGCTTGTCATGTACAACCTGTACTTATGTCTGCGAGAAAAACGCCTCGACCACTTCATTGTGGGCAACGAAACCTTTCCCCAGGACATCAAGTTACCCACAGACGTTAAAATGGCTGAGCCATACAATCTCTTCCAccacctggagcagcagccggATGCCCACACCCATGCGCTCTATGAGTATGACGTTCTGGAAAATTGGttcaaaaaaatccttctggCTGAGGATTGACCCAATGAAGGGGAGGAGTCATGGCTAtgagcccagagctctgcttgTGCTGCTCGCATCAGCCGCACTACAGGCAGAAGAAAGCCACCTTGCAGTCCTCCTTTGGTGCTTCAAGGAGAAGAGGATGCATGCCAAGTCTCTGCCGAAGGTCCCACAACACGTGCCGCCACGTCAGCAAGCGAAGGGCTACAGGAGAGTTTTTTCTACCTCCTTTTATAGCTTCATTTTCCAAGAAAAGGATGGCATTAGCCCCCGGCTTACGTGTGAACTCTGCCAGTGCTGAAAAAGCACATGAATAGAAGACATACGGTACATGCAGGGCCAAAATCACGAAAGCTGACCTGCAAAATGGAGCTGTTCCCGGCCTTTGAAAAGGGACAGAATTTAGACCACGAAAGAAGTGGGAAAGTGGGAccggaaaaagaaaaaccaaactgGACAAAAACGACCAAAAGGAAAAACTAACACTGCTGTCCCGGGATCAGCCAATGGATGGAGCCTCTCCTTGTTCCATCTTCATTGGAAAAATGCTGTTGGAGCTGACCGGAAATTGCCATATATAGGAATCTAGATGtttatttcatatatatatatatatatatatatatatatatatatatatatatatagtgtataattattatattctataatttttataaattatatgtTCTAGTAAAGTATTATAATATAGATAATATCAAAGCTATGAAATATTTAGTTATTATGTCATGATAAAAAGTAAATTTGAAGAGTTGAGTATGTAATTACATTTAAATAGTAATAGTAACAGTAGAGTACATTTATGAatggaaaagcagaaactgctttgttctcttttcaataaaatgcattttttgagAATCTGGAGTGTGCTAGACTTTATTGATCTCAGCCAGGCCTATAGTAGCGGTAAATGTCACACACTGTGAATCTGGGATCTGGAACTCTTTTTTTCgctctctttccttctttgtctttttctttctttatttgaTTCATCTCTCCCTCTTTAATTCCTCTCTTCCCCTTAATCTTACCCCTTTATCCAAAACTAACTGACTTGTGCTTGTATAGTAGGTCAGGGACTAAAATACTGATTTCCAAGCCCAGTGTGTAGGTAGTTAATAAGGATTTACTGATTGTTGGTGGACCCTCTGACTTTTGTTATTCCTTTTGATCACAAGCATTTACAAATCTTTGGTGCTTCCTTCCCCTTAAGGATGGGTCGTCACACTAGAGTGGCTACAAAGATGGCTTTCATCCCCCTTTGCTCTCATACTGTCACAGCCAGGGTGACCCTTTTAGATGGACCCAGAAATTCTcgctggcagctccagctggtcaGGGACCATGCAAGAGGCATTGCTAATATTCCTCCTTGTGTTCACTGGGGTCTGCGTGGACAAGCTAGCCATCCTTAGACACTCCCTGAGGAAAAGCTGACACAGATCGGAGAATGCAGGACATGGAGAAGGCACTGCTCAATGGGCAGGGGCAATTGCTGCCACACCTTTCCTCTAGAGTAAAAGCATTCTCATGGATGTAGCTGAAGAGATCCTGGCCAGGGAGCTTGTGAGAGAGAGTGCCATTACCACTTGgacactgcctgccctgccttttCTGAGAGGATCTATTCCCTCGGTGAGCTCCACCCAGTCTCTGATGGATCACGGAGCCGGGATGATGACACTGGTGGATGATGCTATAGGCAATGAAAGGAAATCTCTTGATCAGTCACACCAAGTCATACTCATGGTGCACCTCAACTTCTCAGGTGCAAATGGAGACATCCTAGAGAAGAGCTGAACAAGCAGAGAAAAGTCCTGAAGTCCACATTGAAAATAGCTTTTTGACATGGGTACTGTGGGAGCCACTAGGAAAAGTGCCCTCCTAGACCTGTTGTTTGTCCACAGAGATGCTCTTGTAAGTGAAATGGTGATTTGTGCTGTCTTGGCCACAGTAATCAAGAAATGCTTGAGTAAAAAATCTTAGGTGTTATGGAAAAACCTGTCTGTGGAGCTACTCCCCAGAGTTGTGGGAGAATAAGCTCAAGGAACTAATTAATAGGGGCCCTTTAGCATGTAGTTTCAAGGCTATTGATGTCCACAAATGCTAGTCCTTgttatcagaaatgtttctagaagagcacaagtctgatgaagaagggctgagggaggtggggtctggaggctgctgggccagcagggaaagAATCCCTCCACTCTACTCCCCTGGAGGGAAAACCCCCCAAGCCATAACCACCTGTTAGGGTGCGGAAAAAGGCTTCTCGCAGCATGCCTTGTTGTGACATGCAGATCCAATGTATCCCATTGGCCCTTCCCCCTGctccacccctgtgccctcatccTATTGACCCTAGTGTTCTGTCCCGCCGCTCAAGATGCCTGCAGAACCAGCATGGCCCtgtctgcctgcactgccacctTCCCATGAGCGTCCATTCCTGCTGGAGTCCTCTGCTGCATGGGAAAGCTGCTTGTGGAGGGATTGGCTGGAAGAGGGAGAGGGTGGTGGGGGCAGAAATGGAGGCTGCCTGGATCTGGCTTTGGAATAACCCTCCTCCTCACATGGTGTCTCCATCTATCTCCCTCCTTCCATGAAGTTCTGCTTTCCATCCCTTTCCATCCATACATCCACACTGTAAGGCAGCCCTTCTTTACAGAGAGCAGAGAACAATCTTCTTCCTCCAAAGTGGTGGCTGCAATCAAGGAATCACAGGATGGATTGTCAGAGAAAAGCACTCTCTCTAACAAGCTTTGGACCTGAACACTTCCCCCTCCAAGGCCTGTTGTCATCTCCTCATTCTTGCTCCATTTTCATGGCAAGGATTGCCTTGCAGGGCGTCCTGGATGGGAGTTGGGTACGCTGCGTCCTCCCCACAACTTGTCTCCAGGCAGAAGTCTTCTGCACAGCATCCCACAGGGTTTGGAAGAGATTTGCCAGGTTTACTCAGCATAAATATCccttccatttttcctgtttatagggcacttctggggtttttcctctcctctcctctccagctgccagctgatTGGATTTGTCCAGATGCCCTGGCAATTCCTGGCAGAGAACAAGACTCTGGTCACGGAAGGTGGTGCTTTATAGAAGGTGGTTACAGGGCAAGAAATCCCAGCTTTGGGACACTGTGGCAGAGCTTTTCCCTTTCTGACATTTCTTTCTGACCCGTTGATCTCTCCCAGTGCTGTGACACGTGTGACATCACGGGGGACGTGTCACAATGGGGGCAGCTGAAAAAGGTGCCGGCAGGTCACGTTGGCCCTGCTTTGCCTTGGCAAGCGGTGAGTGCAGACGTGGcggggaggctgtgctgggaacaagggctggggcagaaatgctgcacctggggctggcttcTCCCTCTGCATGCAGGGCCAGCCCCTCCTAGGAGAAGCTTGGGCAGGccacagggcaggagctggagctgctggggcagtgcgacaggccttgctgcctgcaggctgtCTGTGTGGGGCCCTGTCCTTCCTGcgcccagctccctgaggatcctcccctcagcagccAGTAGTTCTCTGCATCCCCGTCCCACTCACGgccttctctccctcctcctgcagaccaTGGATCCCATGGTATTCCTGTTGGCGGTGTTCAAAAGCCTCATCCAATACCCACAGCCTGTGGCTGATGGTTTGGATGCAGAAACACGTCTGCGCATGGAAGCGCGTGAAAAGCACCTGGAAAGGGAGAGGCTTCATctggagcaggagatggaagagCTTATGCAGGAGCAGGCGAAGCAGGCGCAGCTCTTGCAGAACTTTGCTGTTGCTGTGTTCCTGACCCTCGTCTTGGTCTTGTGGTTCACCGGGTGGAAAAGCAGCCAAAGGAGAGAGGAGGCTGAAGAAGGAAACGGTGGTGCCAATGAAGCGGAAGTGCGCAACGCTGGGGCAAATGAAGAAGGCAATATCCGAAATGAAGATGTCAATGCGGCTGCAATTGCAGAAATCAACGGTGGTGCAAATGAAGTCAGCGACGAAGATGATGATGCGGACGATCGCGTTGGACGAGTTGTAATGCAGCGCATCCAGTGGCCTGTACAGgacctgcagagaggctgtgaatGGACAACTCGGCTCATGAATAA
Encoded here:
- the LOC135290205 gene encoding inositol 1,4,5-trisphosphate receptor-interacting protein-like 1, which encodes MDPMVFLLVVFKSLIQYPQPVADGLDAETRLRMEAREKHLERERLHLEQEMELLMQEQVKQAQLLQNFAVAVFLTLVLVLWFTGWKSSQSREEADEGNGGANEAEVRNAGANEEGNIRNEDVNAAAIAEINGGANEVSEEDDDANDRIGRVVMQRIQWPVQDLQRGCEWITRLMDNYTICFGHVLSNSFYPVLQRAIGVGSAFEGWSPREQDVVYTVLIPMTPPRGHSFHLELESQEQRHVKNFRVRVQLECTCTPGREQQDEDMLCFLHHSEEELKSNQDPSLLDTLCTGSYLDVQKTARWFHQLVRAVWPALPQSHNWHLKLLPSTRCCQLKVSNSKESFRIDIFFGVRRGDSAVFACSQPREAYTASTTWPESYAVVEAEFFQHFARQAPPDSLHLKCLQFFTRLPLGFSFSTYTMKTIVMHMLHISPVSAWRRRNLLERMVLVMYNLYLCLREKRLDHFIVGNETFPQDIKLPTDVKMAEPYNLFHHLEQQPDAHTHALYEYDVLENWFKKILLAED